In Desulfobacteraceae bacterium, the genomic window TGCAAAAGATCAAAACCTTATTTTCTGCTGCTGCCTGCGCCATGTTGTATGGCCGCCCCCGACGCCCAACCCGCCCGCTGGAGGGCTTTTTTAAGGATATCAGAAAAATTCTGGTGGTCCGGGACGACCACATCGGGGATTTGATCTGCTCGCTGCCGGTTTTCGAGGCGTTGAAAAAGGCCCTGCCGGACGCCCGGACAACCCTTGTGGCCTCTATCTACAATGCCCAAATCGCGGAGGGCAATCCCTTTATCGATCACATTCTGCACTACCCCAAGCACAAACACAGCACCCATGGCCGTCGCTACCTGTCCGCTTGGAAGCAGTACCGTTTTTTGAAATCATTGCGGGCCAAAGGTTTCGACCTTGCCATCGGTCTGCGCTCCCATTTCAGCCGCCGCCAGGGACAGATCGTCTATGCGTCCGGCGCCCCATACCGGCTGGGGCATATCCCCCAGCGAAAGCGCTACCGCCATCTCACCTTCTTCTACAATATCCCGGCGGCAAATCCCCGATCCCACAAGCATGAAGTGGAAAGAAGCCTGGATGTCGTCCGCTCGATCGGAATCGACTTGGCAAAGCCTTTTCCAAAGGTCAAAATCGATGCGTCCAGCCGGCTTTTTGCAGAATCTCAGGCAAAACGCCTGGGGATCGCGGGGTTCCCCGGTATCGGGTATCACATCAGCAATCGGGATAGGGTGAATTGCTGGTCGATGGACAATTTTTCGAAGTTGATTCACCTGCTCCGAGAAAAATACCCCAACGCCTGCCACATCATCACCCATGCCCCGGATGACCGCAGCCAGGCCCTCGGCCTGGCGGCTGCGGGGGGCGCGGGGTGCCACGCCATCGAGACCAGCACGATTAAAGAGGTCGGCGCTTTGCAGCAGAAATGCCAGCTTTTCGTGACCGTCGACGGGGCCCCCAACCACCTCTCCGCCGCCCTGGGGATTCCCACCCTGACCCTTTTCGGCGGGTCAGACCCGATCGTGTGGGGGCCCTGGGGCCCCCGCAATCGGGCCATCAAAAAAAGCGACCATATCAATGAGATCACGCCGCAGGATGTTCTGCAAAAAGCGGTGGAGATGATCGACAACCGGAACCCGCGTTAAGCACCCATGCCCGAGCCGAGAAAACACGACTTCGCGATCCACGAACTCCTGATGGTACTCGGTCTTGCCCTGGTAATTTTCAGCATCCCATTGGACCACACAAAATCCATAGAACTGATTGGAATCGCTCTCGCTTTTGTGGGATGGCTCTGGCACCGCTTCATGATGGGCTTTTCATCATTGAGGGACAACCCTTTGTTGCTTCCCTTGGGCCTGTTTTTTATCACCATCATCATCTCTTTTTTTTTCTGTTTGGATATTGAATATTCATTTAAAAATCTTTATCGGGAATTTCTATCCTACACGGTCTTGTTTTTTGTGGCGGTGGATTTGACCTTCAATAAAAAAAATCTTCCCGTTTTAATCCTGTTGTTTTTGGCCTCCAATATCGCGTCTATCTTAATTTATCTATTCCAATTCTATGCGAACGGTTTTGTTTTAGAAAAATTCTTGAGTTCTTTTGCCATAGGAGAATTTCTGAGCATCGGAAAATCCCATGGCGCGACTTATTTTCTCTTTGCCGCCATATTTTCCTTCACCGCCTTTTTTCACGTCAAA contains:
- a CDS encoding glycosyltransferase family 9 protein, with translation MQKIKTLFSAAACAMLYGRPRRPTRPLEGFFKDIRKILVVRDDHIGDLICSLPVFEALKKALPDARTTLVASIYNAQIAEGNPFIDHILHYPKHKHSTHGRRYLSAWKQYRFLKSLRAKGFDLAIGLRSHFSRRQGQIVYASGAPYRLGHIPQRKRYRHLTFFYNIPAANPRSHKHEVERSLDVVRSIGIDLAKPFPKVKIDASSRLFAESQAKRLGIAGFPGIGYHISNRDRVNCWSMDNFSKLIHLLREKYPNACHIITHAPDDRSQALGLAAAGGAGCHAIETSTIKEVGALQQKCQLFVTVDGAPNHLSAALGIPTLTLFGGSDPIVWGPWGPRNRAIKKSDHINEITPQDVLQKAVEMIDNRNPR